In Edaphobacter dinghuensis, one genomic interval encodes:
- a CDS encoding pyridoxal phosphate-dependent decarboxylase family protein produces MADEPLDGFFQRLAEAQRRLDASFAHLPASPLPPLDEAATAILNEVAIKLHDNYPYAHPLYAGQMLKPPHPIARASYALAMSVNPNNHALDGGRASSAMEIEAVAALAKMFGWPQHLGHLTSGGTFANLEALWIAGQLAPGKSIAASDQAHYTHSRISAVLGLPFVKIPSDNTGRIDLRALESLLETQTIGTVVVTLGTTAIGSVDPLDEILKLQQRYNFRIHVDAAYGGYFTLAANLTPQIRAAYEAISQADSIVIDPHKHGLQPYGCGCVLFRDSTVGRFYKHDSPYTYFSSKDLHLGEISLECSRAGASAVALWATQQLVPYIPGGAFAQDLESSHEAALELYRRLAASPHFVTPSFLPALDIAFWTAKSSTPELSSALAQRIFDEAARHDLHLALATLPTRFFPPETWPQTEQSASVTCLRSVLMKPEHLAWIDQIWERLSNAITAAERVNTTPVPR; encoded by the coding sequence ATGGCGGATGAACCTTTAGATGGCTTCTTTCAGCGACTCGCTGAAGCGCAGCGCCGTCTCGACGCTTCGTTCGCTCATCTTCCGGCGAGTCCGCTGCCGCCGCTCGACGAAGCCGCGACCGCCATCCTCAACGAAGTGGCGATCAAGCTCCACGACAACTATCCCTACGCCCACCCGCTCTACGCCGGGCAGATGCTCAAGCCGCCCCATCCAATCGCTCGTGCTTCCTATGCGCTGGCCATGTCGGTCAATCCCAATAACCATGCGCTCGACGGTGGTCGCGCCAGCTCCGCCATGGAGATCGAAGCTGTCGCTGCCCTCGCAAAGATGTTTGGCTGGCCGCAACACCTCGGCCACCTCACCAGCGGCGGCACCTTCGCCAACCTCGAAGCCCTCTGGATCGCTGGCCAACTAGCCCCTGGAAAATCCATCGCCGCATCCGACCAGGCCCACTACACCCACAGCCGCATCTCCGCCGTTCTCGGTCTACCATTCGTAAAAATTCCGTCCGACAACACTGGCCGTATCGATCTCCGCGCTCTCGAGTCTCTACTCGAAACTCAAACCATCGGCACAGTAGTCGTTACCCTCGGCACCACCGCCATCGGCTCGGTCGACCCGCTCGATGAAATTCTGAAGCTCCAGCAACGCTACAACTTCCGCATTCACGTCGATGCAGCCTACGGAGGCTACTTTACCCTAGCCGCAAATCTCACCCCACAAATTCGAGCTGCCTACGAAGCCATTTCACAAGCCGATTCCATCGTCATCGATCCGCACAAGCACGGCCTCCAGCCCTACGGCTGCGGTTGCGTCCTCTTCCGCGATTCAACCGTAGGCCGCTTTTACAAACACGACTCACCCTATACCTACTTCTCCTCCAAAGATCTTCACCTGGGCGAGATCTCGTTGGAGTGTTCCCGCGCCGGAGCCTCAGCGGTCGCGCTCTGGGCCACGCAGCAACTCGTGCCCTACATCCCCGGTGGCGCCTTCGCACAAGACCTGGAATCAAGCCACGAAGCTGCCCTCGAACTCTACCGCCGCCTCGCTGCCAGCCCCCACTTCGTCACGCCGTCCTTCCTGCCCGCTCTCGATATTGCCTTTTGGACAGCAAAATCGTCGACTCCTGAACTTTCTTCTGCTCTCGCGCAGAGGATTTTTGACGAAGCCGCCCGGCATGATCTTCACCTCGCCCTCGCAACTCTGCCAACTCGCTTCTTTCCTCCGGAGACCTGGCCGCAAACGGAACAATCGGCAAGCGTTACCTGCCTCCGCTCTGTTCTGATGAAGCCCGAGCATTTGGCCTGGATCGACCAGATCTGGGAGCGTCTCTCAAACGCGATAACTGCCGCAGAGAGGGTCAATACCACCCCTGTACCACGATAA
- a CDS encoding alpha/beta hydrolase, with translation MRTSLVLTLALLAATPIAFAQKVTLPLWPNGAPETTQITGPETDITKPTDALVAGKKLMHLTNISKPSLAVYPPTTANTGAAVLVFPGGGYRILAYDLEGTEVCIWLNSIGVTCVLVKYRVPFANHYPENTADLEDAQQAMRITRTHAAEWHIDPSRIGVLGFSAGAHLAAVLSNHADYKRPGEPANQPNARPDFALIIYPGYLSDAPALNKLARGIDPTANTPPTFLLQAEDDPVHEENSLVYFQALKEAKVPAELHIFAQGGHGYGLRPTNLPITHWPALAETWLHTIHVLGGSSASKQ, from the coding sequence GTGCGCACATCCCTCGTCCTCACCCTTGCTCTACTCGCTGCCACACCCATCGCCTTCGCGCAAAAAGTAACCCTCCCCCTCTGGCCAAACGGCGCCCCCGAGACCACGCAGATCACTGGACCCGAGACCGACATCACCAAACCCACCGACGCGCTCGTAGCTGGAAAGAAGCTGATGCACCTCACCAACATCAGCAAGCCGAGCCTCGCCGTCTACCCGCCAACAACGGCGAACACCGGCGCCGCCGTCCTCGTCTTTCCCGGCGGAGGCTACCGCATCCTCGCCTACGATCTCGAAGGCACCGAGGTTTGCATCTGGCTCAACTCCATTGGCGTGACCTGCGTTCTGGTCAAGTATCGCGTCCCCTTCGCTAACCACTATCCCGAAAATACCGCCGATCTCGAAGACGCGCAGCAGGCCATGCGCATCACCCGCACCCACGCCGCCGAATGGCACATCGATCCCAGCCGCATCGGCGTCCTCGGCTTCTCAGCCGGAGCACATCTCGCCGCCGTCCTCAGCAATCACGCCGACTACAAGCGCCCCGGCGAGCCAGCGAACCAGCCCAACGCCCGTCCAGACTTCGCCCTCATCATCTACCCTGGCTATCTATCCGACGCGCCGGCGCTCAACAAGCTGGCCCGCGGCATCGACCCCACCGCCAACACGCCGCCCACGTTCCTGCTCCAGGCCGAAGACGATCCCGTTCACGAAGAGAACTCTTTGGTCTACTTCCAGGCATTAAAGGAAGCAAAGGTCCCAGCCGAGCTTCACATCTTCGCGCAGGGTGGCCACGGCTACGGCTTGCGTCCAACGAATTTACCCATCACTCACTGGCCCGCGCTGGCCGAAACCTGGCTCCACACCATCCATGTCCTTGGAGGTTCATCTGCATCGAAGCAGTAA
- the glgP gene encoding alpha-glucan family phosphorylase: protein MSLSNALAKTSPDLTSRSIAYFSMEIALSPSVPTYSGGLGMLAGDTLRSAADTCRPMVAISLTHRRGYFRQILDAQGQQTEADVPWSPETTLPSANKVISLTMQGRQVLVRAWRFDVVGVTGHVIPVFLLDTDVEGNDEWDRRLTDHLYGGDTYYRLCQETVLGLGGVALLRALDCKPSVYHMNEGHAALLSIGLLEEHLAGNPLREAQEIDLEAVRRQCVFTTHTPVPAGHDQFGLDQMYQVLGHDRGAAIEHAGCLHNGLMNMTYIALRFSRYVNGVAMQHGKVSQLMFPDYKVHSITNGVHAGTWVSPHFQELLDAEISNWRTDNQYFRSVYGIDPARISACHFKGKQRLFDVLAKRTGHHFNPSVLTLGFARRVATYKRASLLLEDPARLVAIAEKIGGLQILYAGKAHPADGAGKSLIRDVYAAAARLNSSALKIHYLENYDWELGALLTQGVDVWVNTPRRPYEASGTSGMKAALNGVPSLSVLDGWWIEGCAENVTGWAIEDAETEAAEAANLYEKLEKHIAPMYANPAAWSRMQQHCIAINGSFFNTHRMLAQYVCNAYFPFPRLADAASPSVPVNEPAVQTLLNEPALA from the coding sequence TTGAGCCTCTCCAACGCGCTCGCTAAAACTTCACCCGACCTCACTTCCCGCAGCATTGCCTATTTCTCCATGGAGATTGCCCTCTCTCCTTCGGTACCCACCTACTCCGGTGGTCTGGGCATGTTGGCTGGCGATACCCTTCGTTCCGCGGCAGACACCTGCCGCCCTATGGTTGCCATCTCGCTCACGCATCGGCGCGGCTACTTCCGCCAGATTCTCGACGCGCAGGGGCAGCAGACCGAGGCTGACGTTCCCTGGTCGCCGGAGACCACTCTCCCCAGCGCCAACAAGGTCATCTCGCTCACCATGCAAGGCCGTCAGGTGCTCGTGCGCGCGTGGCGTTTCGATGTCGTCGGCGTCACCGGCCATGTTATCCCTGTTTTTCTGCTCGATACCGACGTTGAAGGCAACGACGAGTGGGACCGCCGTCTCACCGACCATCTCTACGGTGGCGACACCTACTACCGTCTCTGTCAGGAGACCGTTCTCGGCCTCGGGGGCGTCGCTCTTCTACGTGCGCTGGATTGTAAACCCAGTGTCTATCACATGAACGAAGGCCACGCCGCCCTGCTCAGCATCGGCCTGCTCGAAGAGCATCTCGCCGGCAATCCTCTCCGTGAGGCGCAGGAGATCGATCTCGAAGCCGTTCGCCGCCAGTGCGTCTTCACCACGCACACCCCTGTTCCTGCCGGTCACGACCAATTCGGCCTCGACCAGATGTATCAGGTCCTCGGCCACGACCGCGGCGCTGCCATCGAGCACGCGGGTTGTCTCCACAACGGTCTAATGAACATGACCTACATCGCCCTGCGCTTCTCCCGCTATGTCAACGGAGTCGCCATGCAACACGGCAAGGTCTCGCAGCTCATGTTCCCTGACTACAAGGTTCACTCCATCACTAATGGAGTCCACGCTGGCACCTGGGTCTCGCCTCACTTTCAGGAACTTCTGGACGCTGAGATCTCCAATTGGCGCACCGACAATCAATACTTTCGCTCGGTCTATGGCATCGACCCGGCCCGTATCTCCGCCTGTCACTTCAAAGGCAAGCAGCGTCTCTTCGACGTCCTGGCCAAACGCACAGGCCATCACTTTAACCCCTCCGTCCTCACTCTCGGATTCGCCCGGCGCGTAGCAACCTATAAGAGAGCCAGTCTTCTGCTCGAAGACCCGGCGCGCCTCGTCGCTATCGCCGAAAAGATCGGCGGCCTCCAGATTCTCTACGCCGGCAAGGCTCACCCAGCCGACGGCGCCGGCAAGAGCCTCATCCGCGACGTCTATGCTGCAGCCGCTCGTCTGAACTCCAGCGCTCTCAAGATTCACTACCTCGAAAACTACGATTGGGAGCTGGGTGCTCTGCTCACCCAGGGTGTAGACGTTTGGGTCAATACACCTCGCCGCCCCTATGAAGCTTCGGGAACCTCAGGAATGAAGGCTGCTCTCAACGGCGTCCCTTCGCTCTCTGTGCTCGACGGTTGGTGGATCGAGGGCTGTGCCGAGAACGTCACAGGCTGGGCCATTGAGGATGCTGAAACCGAAGCGGCCGAGGCGGCCAACCTATACGAAAAACTCGAAAAGCACATCGCGCCCATGTACGCCAACCCTGCCGCCTGGTCGCGAATGCAGCAGCACTGTATTGCCATCAATGGCAGCTTCTTCAACACGCACCGCATGTTGGCGCAGTACGTCTGCAACGCCTACTTCCCCTTTCCCCGTCTTGCCGATGCAGCCTCTCCGTCGGTTCCCGTAAACGAGCCTGCGGTTCAGACTCTTTTGAACGAACCGGCGTTAGCCTAG